One Oncorhynchus masou masou isolate Uvic2021 chromosome 18, UVic_Omas_1.1, whole genome shotgun sequence DNA window includes the following coding sequences:
- the LOC135504199 gene encoding dnaJ homolog subfamily C member 5-like → MAAQEQARQRSLSTSGESLYIVLGIDKLATPDDIKKSYRKLALKFHPDKNPDNPEASDKFKEINNAHAILNDPTKRNIYDKYGSLGLYVAEQFGEENVNTYFVLSSWWAKALFVFCGLATGCYFCCCLCCCCNCCCGKCKPRPPEGQEPDFYVSPEDLEAQMQSDEREAGGEAILVQPSATETTQLTSDGHHSTYQTDMGFN, encoded by the exons ATGGCAGCACAAGAACAGGCGAGGCAGCGCTCACTCTCCACCTCTGGTGAATCACTCTACATTGTGCTTGGCATTGACAAGCTAGCCACTCCCGACGATATCAAGAAATCCTACAG AAAACTTGCATTGAAATTCCACCCTGATAAGAACCCAGATAACCCGGAAGCTTCTGACAAGTTTAAGGAGATCAACAATGCCCATGCCATTCTGAACGACCCCACCAAGCGGAACATCTATGACAAGTACGGCTCCCTGGGACTGTACGTGGCTGAGCAGTTTGGCGAGGAGAACGTGAACACCTACTTTGTCCTGTCCAGTTGGTGGGCTAAG GCCCTGTTTGTGTTCTGTGGCCTGGCCACTGGCTGCTACTTCTGTTGTTGCCTGTGTTGCTGCTGTAACTGCTGCTGTGGGAAGTGTAAACCGCGGCCTCCAGAGGGCCAGGAGCCTGACTTTTATGTGTCCCCTGAGGACCTGGAGGCCCAGATGCAGTCTGATGAGAGAG aggcTGGTGGTGAAGCAATCTTGGTGCAGCCATCAGCGACAGAGACCACCCAGTTGACGTCAGATGGTCACCATTCTACCTATCAAACCGACATGGGCTTCAACTAA